ATACCGGCCGCAGCGGTTCCACGAAATCGTAGCCCAGGAGCACGTCACCGAAACGCTCACCAACGCGATTCGCCTGGATCGGCTGGCGCACGCCTACCTGTTCAGCGGCCCCCGCGGCGTCGGCAAGACGACGGCGGCGCGCATCCTCGCGAAGGCCATCAACTGCACGACCCCGCCCGACCAGCGCGGCGACGGCGGCGAGCCGTGCCGCACCTGCGATTCGTGCCGGACGTTCGAGGAAGGGCGCAGCCTGAATATCATCGAGATCGACGCCGCCTCCAACAACAAGGTGGAGGATATCCGGGACCTGCGCGAGACCGTGCTGGTGCCGCCGCAGGGCAGCCGGCGGAAGGTGTACATCATCGACGAGGTGCACATGCTCTCCAACGCGGCCTTCAACGCGCTGTTGAAGACGCTGGAAGAGCCGCCGCCGTACGTCCTCTTCATCTTTGCGACGACGGAGCCGAACAAGGTCCTGCCGACCATCCTGTCGCGGTGCCAGCGGTTCGACTTCCGCCGCATCGCCGTTCCCGAGATCGTCAGCCACCTCCAGCGGATCTGCCAGGAGGAAGGCATCGTGGCGGACGAAGCCTCGCTGATGCTGATCGCCCACAAGGGTGACGGGGCGCTCCGCGACGCGCTTTCGGCCTTCGACCAGGCCATCGCGCTCTGCGGGACGAACATGACCTACGCCGAGCTGGCGCAGGCTTTCGGGGTGGTGGATATCGACCTGTACTTCGAGGTGACCCGCGCCGTCCAGACGAGCGACAGCGCCGGCATGCTCGCCCTGGTCGAACGGCTCACGCGCGCCGGATACGACATGCAGGAATTCATGGCCGGTCTCGCGTCGCACCTGCGCAACCTGCTCGTGGCCTGCACCATGCCCGACACATCGCTCATCGAGGCCGCCGAGTCGGTGCGCGAGCGGTACGGCGTCGACAGCGCCGCGTTTACCGAGACCGATCTGCTCCGGCTGCTGATGCTGGTGGATGAAGGAGAGGAAAAGCTGCGGACGAGCACCCAGCCACGGCTCCGGCTCGAAATGACGCTCCTCAAGATGGCCAGCCTGGCGCGCAGCGTCGACCTGCGCGAAGCGCTCGCGCGGCTCGATCAGCTCGAACAGCGCGGCGGAGCGCCGGCAACCCCGCCGGCACCGACGCCGGCAACTCCGACGCCGCCTCCACCGCCCCAGGCCGCCCGCCCGCCGGCGCCCAGCCCGGCGCCCCCCCAAAAACCCGAGCCGCCGCCGGCGCCGGAGCCCGACGTGCGGCCTCCGCTCAAGCTGGTTGACAAGCCGGCGCCGCCCCCGCCGCCACCCGCACCGCCCCCCCAGGGCGGCGGCACCGAAAACCTCTTCGGGACGCCGCTGCTCCAGAAAAAACCCGCGGGCCCGCCCCGGGGCGGCGACCCGGAAGCCTCGCTGCGCGTGGAAATCGATGTCGCCATCGCGCCATCCCCCTCGTCGCAGAACGCCGTGCTGCTCGCGCTCTGGCCGGGCTTCGTCGGACGCGTCAAGGTGGAGCGCATCCACGTGAGCGCCCTGCTCCAGCACGCCACCCCGCTGGACGACCAGGGTGCCGTCATCGTGCTCTCCGTGCCCGACGACTTTCACCGGCGCATGCTCGACAGCCAGCAGGAGTTTCTCGTCGCCAACTTCAAGGAGGAGACGGGCCGAACGATCACGCGGTTCGATTTTGTGATCGGGGGGAGTGAAGATGGACCGGAAGCCGTGGAAACCCCTCAGGAAATCGATCCGTACGAGTACATGAAACA
The Rhodothermales bacterium genome window above contains:
- the dnaX gene encoding DNA polymerase III subunit gamma/tau, whose protein sequence is MSSQPYLVAARKYRPQRFHEIVAQEHVTETLTNAIRLDRLAHAYLFSGPRGVGKTTAARILAKAINCTTPPDQRGDGGEPCRTCDSCRTFEEGRSLNIIEIDAASNNKVEDIRDLRETVLVPPQGSRRKVYIIDEVHMLSNAAFNALLKTLEEPPPYVLFIFATTEPNKVLPTILSRCQRFDFRRIAVPEIVSHLQRICQEEGIVADEASLMLIAHKGDGALRDALSAFDQAIALCGTNMTYAELAQAFGVVDIDLYFEVTRAVQTSDSAGMLALVERLTRAGYDMQEFMAGLASHLRNLLVACTMPDTSLIEAAESVRERYGVDSAAFTETDLLRLLMLVDEGEEKLRTSTQPRLRLEMTLLKMASLARSVDLREALARLDQLEQRGGAPATPPAPTPATPTPPPPPQAARPPAPSPAPPQKPEPPPAPEPDVRPPLKLVDKPAPPPPPPAPPPQGGGTENLFGTPLLQKKPAGPPRGGDPEASLRVEIDVAIAPSPSSQNAVLLALWPGFVGRVKVERIHVSALLQHATPLDDQGAVIVLSVPDDFHRRMLDSQQEFLVANFKEETGRTITRFDFVIGGSEDGPEAVETPQEIDPYEYMKQKRQESPVIRAIFDQFGGEVVW